A single region of the Longimicrobium terrae genome encodes:
- the hrcA gene encoding heat-inducible transcriptional repressor HrcA: MNTGEPLNEREHQILEAVIRTYVETAEPAGSRSVARRFDLGISAATVRNTMSDLEDKGYLYHPHTSAGRVPTDIAYRLYVDSLMQRPPLSAAERTSLRHELSQGGDGAAVERLLRRAAQVLGLLTQELGIAVAPRLEEATLERLDLIPISEAKVLLVMSLRAAGVRTVFVDVPAAIPPSTLAAVALVLNERLAGSTLREIRLTLPDRLRDSVPADRPGAELLNVFLQSADEWFAPAAQTDDLHLGSASVLAEQPEFNSGERLRSLITLTERRDLLKSAVVGRGAGEGLCVTIGVEHQDPALSGFTLVTSEYHAAGLKGVIGVIGPTRMPYERVIALVETTSSMVSDLLM; the protein is encoded by the coding sequence ATGAATACGGGAGAACCTCTCAACGAGCGCGAGCACCAGATCCTCGAGGCGGTGATCCGCACCTACGTGGAAACGGCCGAACCGGCCGGCAGCCGAAGCGTGGCTCGCCGGTTCGATCTCGGCATTTCCGCGGCGACGGTGCGCAACACCATGAGCGACCTCGAGGACAAGGGCTACCTGTATCATCCGCACACCTCCGCCGGGCGCGTCCCCACCGACATCGCCTACCGGCTGTACGTGGACAGCCTGATGCAGCGGCCGCCGCTTTCCGCCGCGGAGCGCACCTCGCTGCGCCATGAACTGTCGCAGGGCGGCGACGGAGCCGCGGTGGAGCGGCTGCTTCGCCGCGCCGCGCAGGTGCTGGGGCTGCTGACGCAGGAACTGGGGATCGCGGTGGCGCCGCGGCTGGAAGAAGCCACGCTGGAGCGGCTGGACCTGATCCCCATCAGCGAGGCCAAGGTGCTGCTGGTGATGTCGCTGCGCGCGGCCGGCGTACGCACGGTCTTTGTCGACGTTCCCGCCGCCATCCCGCCCAGCACGCTGGCGGCCGTGGCGCTGGTGCTGAACGAACGGCTGGCGGGCAGCACGCTGCGCGAGATTCGCCTGACGCTCCCGGACCGCCTGCGCGACTCCGTGCCCGCCGACCGCCCGGGCGCCGAACTGCTGAACGTCTTTCTGCAGTCCGCCGACGAGTGGTTCGCCCCCGCGGCGCAGACGGACGACCTGCACCTGGGAAGCGCGTCGGTGCTGGCGGAGCAGCCGGAGTTCAACAGCGGCGAGCGGCTGCGCTCCCTCATCACCCTCACGGAACGCCGCGACCTGCTCAAGAGCGCGGTCGTGGGCCGCGGGGCGGGCGAGGGGCTGTGCGTGACCATCGGCGTGGAGCACCAGGACCCGGCGCTGAGCGGGTTCACGCTGGTGACGTCGGAGTACCACGCGGCCGGCCTCAAGGGCGTCATCGGCGTCATCGGGCCCACGCGCATGCCGTACGAACGCGTGATCGCCCTGGTGGAGACGACGTCGTCCATGGTGTCGGATCTGTTGATGTAG
- the dnaJ gene encoding molecular chaperone DnaJ, which produces MSTTVRDYYEVLGVEKTADGETIKKAYRKLAMQYHPDRNAGDAGAEEKFKECTEAYEVLRDSDKRSLYDRFGHAGVKRGGAGGGGQAGGFGGGFGFEDALNIFMRDFGGFEDMFGQRRGGRGGGAQKGKDLQVRVPITLTEVATGVKKTIRIRTLDPCDTCKGNGTPDEGGVQTCGTCQGAGQVRTVQRSVFGQFMSASVCPTCHGEGKTIKNPCKTCHGDGRQRGETTVEVEIPAGVSSDNYLTLRGKGNVGPRNGPRGDVLAVIEVEDDARFQREGSDLIFDLPLSFTQAALGREVDVPTVYGDEKLRIAAGTQSGEVMTLRGKGLPHLGGGGRGDQYVRIHVWTPTELSAEQEELFRRLSELEGPVPGSRRGGGKKFWDRVKDAFAA; this is translated from the coding sequence ATGAGCACCACGGTAAGAGACTACTACGAAGTTCTCGGGGTGGAAAAGACGGCCGACGGCGAAACGATCAAGAAGGCGTATCGCAAGCTGGCCATGCAGTACCACCCCGACCGCAACGCGGGCGACGCCGGGGCCGAAGAAAAGTTCAAGGAGTGCACGGAGGCGTACGAGGTGCTGCGCGACTCCGACAAGCGCTCTCTGTACGACCGTTTCGGCCACGCGGGTGTCAAGCGCGGCGGGGCGGGCGGCGGCGGGCAGGCCGGCGGCTTCGGCGGCGGGTTCGGGTTCGAGGACGCGCTCAACATCTTCATGCGCGACTTCGGCGGCTTCGAGGACATGTTCGGGCAGCGGCGCGGCGGCCGCGGGGGTGGGGCGCAGAAGGGCAAGGATCTGCAGGTGCGCGTGCCCATCACCCTCACGGAAGTCGCCACGGGCGTCAAGAAGACCATCCGCATCCGCACGCTGGACCCCTGCGACACCTGCAAGGGCAACGGCACGCCCGACGAGGGTGGCGTGCAGACCTGCGGCACCTGCCAGGGCGCCGGCCAGGTGCGCACGGTGCAGCGCAGCGTGTTCGGCCAGTTCATGAGCGCGTCCGTCTGCCCCACCTGCCACGGCGAGGGCAAGACGATCAAGAACCCGTGCAAGACCTGCCACGGCGACGGGCGCCAGCGCGGCGAAACGACGGTGGAGGTGGAGATCCCCGCCGGTGTGAGCAGCGACAACTACCTGACGCTGCGCGGCAAGGGCAACGTGGGCCCGCGCAACGGCCCGCGCGGCGACGTGCTGGCGGTGATCGAGGTGGAGGACGACGCGCGGTTCCAGCGCGAGGGCAGCGACCTGATCTTTGACCTGCCGCTGAGCTTTACGCAGGCCGCGCTGGGGCGGGAAGTGGACGTTCCCACGGTCTATGGGGATGAGAAGCTGCGCATTGCCGCCGGGACGCAGAGCGGGGAAGTGATGACGCTGCGCGGCAAGGGTCTGCCGCACCTGGGCGGCGGCGGGCGCGGCGACCAGTACGTGCGCATTCACGTGTGGACGCCCACGGAGCTGTCGGCCGAGCAGGAGGAGCTGTTCCGCAGGTTGTCGGAACTGGAGGGCCCGGTTCCCGGAAGCCGCCGCGGCGGGGGCAAGAAGTTCTGGGATCGCGTGAAGGACGCGTTCGCCGCGTGA
- a CDS encoding 50S ribosomal protein L11 methyltransferase — MTGPDRWLVVTVRVADPELLPLAADVLGPHGGGAVLEAEGGVVAYVVPPADADAFADALRAELADELPDSAAPEVSWRWQENEDWALKWKQGLGPRQVTERLVVKPTWTEWEARPGQIVIDIDPQMAFGTGEHATTRGCLRLLDDALRPGDRVVDIGSGSAILAIAAARLGAGEVIAVEYDPDANINARENLEMNGGESIRIIEAMADPVLLQELGQFDLILANILSGVIRPLLPAFRAALGGSADGRLIVSGILRTESPDVIRDAVAAGFRVERIDAEEEWWSALLLTVA; from the coding sequence GTGACGGGACCTGATCGCTGGCTCGTGGTGACGGTCCGCGTGGCGGACCCCGAGCTGCTGCCGCTGGCGGCGGACGTGCTGGGGCCGCACGGCGGCGGTGCCGTGCTGGAGGCGGAGGGCGGCGTGGTCGCCTACGTCGTGCCTCCCGCGGATGCGGACGCCTTTGCCGACGCGCTGCGGGCGGAACTGGCGGACGAGCTTCCGGATTCCGCGGCACCGGAGGTATCGTGGCGCTGGCAGGAGAACGAGGACTGGGCGCTCAAGTGGAAGCAGGGGCTGGGGCCGCGGCAGGTGACGGAGCGGCTCGTCGTAAAGCCCACGTGGACGGAGTGGGAGGCGCGCCCCGGGCAGATCGTGATCGACATCGATCCGCAGATGGCATTCGGCACGGGGGAGCACGCCACTACGCGCGGGTGCCTGCGGCTGCTGGATGATGCGCTGCGACCCGGCGACCGCGTGGTGGACATCGGCTCGGGGAGCGCGATCCTGGCGATCGCGGCGGCGCGGCTGGGCGCGGGCGAGGTGATCGCGGTGGAGTACGATCCGGACGCGAACATCAACGCGCGCGAGAACCTGGAGATGAACGGCGGCGAGTCCATCCGCATCATCGAGGCGATGGCGGATCCGGTCCTGCTCCAGGAGCTTGGGCAGTTCGACCTGATCCTGGCGAACATCCTGAGCGGGGTGATCCGCCCGCTGCTGCCGGCGTTCCGCGCGGCGCTGGGCGGTTCGGCGGATGGACGGCTGATCGTGAGCGGCATTCTGCGCACGGAGTCGCCGGACGTCATCCGCGACGCGGTCGCCGCCGGGTTCCGCGTGGAGCGGATCGACGCGGAAGAAGAGTGGTGGAGCGCGCTGCTGCTCACCGTCGCCTGA